The genomic segment TGGCGGCGAACAGGACCTGACGACGACCCGCTTTATTTTTTATGCCAGCCGAGTACTGTATTTCGCTTCCGTGCTGGTGCTGTCAGGGTTGCTGTTATGGGGGCTGCGACGCAAGTCGTCTGCCGCGGAGCAAACGTCCCGGGAGACCTGGATCGGCTGGACGGCACAGTTCGGCGCGCTTGCGACGCTAGTGTACGTCGTTCTGCAGATGTCGAACCTGACGGAGGGCGAGCCGTTCTCCGAATGGGGGCGCATCTTGACCGATACGACGGTCGGACGCCTCTATGCCGCGCAGCTCGTGCTTGCGTTTGCCGCGCTGCTGCTTCGCGGGGTGGGCACTTACGTCAGGCTGGTCTGGGTGCTGCTCGCGCTTGCGACGGAGGCTTGGAACGGACATGCCGCTGCGTTCGCGCCGGAAGCCTACACGCTGGCGCTCGATTTCGTTCATCTGCTGGCTGCGGCCGTCTGGTCGGGCGGGCTGGTGCTTCTCGCCGCCGTGTGGCATCGCGAGAGACCGGAGGCGGGCAGGTTCGCGATCGACTTTTCCAAATGGGCGCTGCTCTCCTTCCTGCTGCTCGCGCTGACCGGCACGCTCAGCACGTTGAAGTTTTTGCCCACGCTCTCCTATCTGTTCGAGACGTCCTGGGGTACGTGGCTCCTCATCAAGATCGGCCTGTCGCTGCTGGTCGTCGTCACGGCGTTTCTTATCCGCTTGCGTCTGCGAAAGGGCGAGCTGCCTCGCGCCGGGCTGCTTCGCGCGGATCTCGGCCTGCTCGGCGCCATCGTGCTTAGCGTGGGCGTATTGACTTACCAGAACCCGCTGCCGGCCAACCAGCCGATCTCCTACCACGAGATGGGAAATGACATGCACGTGACGCTTCGCATTACGCCCGGCGTGCCGGGAGACAATGCGTTTACGCTGAAAATATGGCTGCCGGACAGCGTCGGCGCGCCCAAGAAGGTCGCGCTTCGCCTTCGTCCGCTCGGCAGCGGAGACGTCGGATTTATCGACGTGCCGCTCGAAGCCTACGAAGATTCGGAGCTAGACGATTTCCCCGACTTCACCAAGGCGACCTTCCGGTCCAAGGGGCCTTACCTGGCGGTGCGGGGACGCTGGGAGGCGCAAATCCGGGTGACGGACAGCACCGATACCGAGATCGTGAAGTCCACGACCTTCCGCATTTATTAACGGCTCCAATCGGTGCCGCAGCCTCTGGGGACGGGAGAGAAGCCGATGAACGACCGCCGCATCAAATGGATGATCCTGCTCATCCCCACGCTGACGATCGGCCTGTGGGAGTATGTCAGGCATGCCTTCCTGCTGCCGTACATGACGATGGACCTGGGCAATTTTCTGGCGCCCTTCATCGTTCTCGCGGTGACGCTGACGCTCGTGCGGGGCTTGTTCGCGCGGCTGGAATCGTCCCAGCGGGCGCTCCAGCGCGAACGTTCGCTCAGCGCGGCGCTGGAAGAGCGGGAGCGGCTCGCGGGCGAGCTTCACGACGGCATCGCGCAGTCGCTGTTCTTGCTGGCGGTCAAGCTGGACAAGCTGGATGCGTCGCCGAACGAGGCGGCACGCGCAGCGACGGCGGGCGAACTGAGGGAGACCGTGCGCGACGTGCACGAGGATGTGCGTCAGGCGATCGCAAGGCTTCGTCTGCCTCCAGAAGCGGCCGACCATGCCTGGGTGGAGCCGCTGCGCGAGCTGCTCGGCGAGACGGCCGCTCTGACCGAGGCGAAGGCGGAATTCCGCTGGGAGATTCCCGAAGATA from the Cohnella hashimotonis genome contains:
- a CDS encoding sensor histidine kinase gives rise to the protein MNDRRIKWMILLIPTLTIGLWEYVRHAFLLPYMTMDLGNFLAPFIVLAVTLTLVRGLFARLESSQRALQRERSLSAALEERERLAGELHDGIAQSLFLLAVKLDKLDASPNEAARAATAGELRETVRDVHEDVRQAIARLRLPPEAADHAWVEPLRELLGETAALTEAKAEFRWEIPEDMLGVKEKVELHACLREALVNVRKHARAERVYVVGERDKSGGFRCAVIDDGVGFAGDPLEAPGRFGLRMVRERASRMGWTFGAECRDGLTVIELTKKGANENGRRMAHSAR
- a CDS encoding copper resistance CopC/CopD family protein — protein: MRKIEMAGTGSDRSRTLFSPAVRRMGMLALWLVLIASLAAVFAPAAAAHAILEKAAPAQDAQLADSPGAVELTFNERLDGGASARVSVLNSDSKTVAAGKPERTSQGKGIRLALPKLGEGHYTVTYSVISADGHPVEGAYVFTVGNPPPLTDAAELDPHAQLGHNAHNHGGEQDLTTTRFIFYASRVLYFASVLVLSGLLLWGLRRKSSAAEQTSRETWIGWTAQFGALATLVYVVLQMSNLTEGEPFSEWGRILTDTTVGRLYAAQLVLAFAALLLRGVGTYVRLVWVLLALATEAWNGHAAAFAPEAYTLALDFVHLLAAAVWSGGLVLLAAVWHRERPEAGRFAIDFSKWALLSFLLLALTGTLSTLKFLPTLSYLFETSWGTWLLIKIGLSLLVVVTAFLIRLRLRKGELPRAGLLRADLGLLGAIVLSVGVLTYQNPLPANQPISYHEMGNDMHVTLRITPGVPGDNAFTLKIWLPDSVGAPKKVALRLRPLGSGDVGFIDVPLEAYEDSELDDFPDFTKATFRSKGPYLAVRGRWEAQIRVTDSTDTEIVKSTTFRIY